In Pueribacillus theae, a single window of DNA contains:
- a CDS encoding PH domain-containing protein — translation MKKKRYHPLLIFYDLWGYVKSVFFLILILAFNYKSQTFFMKYGRYAFYLYTAITIIYFILKWFTHQYKLGDTAFHLYKGIFNKQERTIPYSKIQNVNRHTSKFHRLFKVTSIHFETAMQGDDATVKFEVISPMQADQMEAYIANCTHYGKRVDEAEPIVTGQSQDEKRERTVHFHPTRRDVIKASFTSLSFLVLVPILVTFYFKVNEFLNLEERAEGFISTILSAWWLTAIMIILLVIASIIFGMARVYLKYGKYEISSDEERIYITQGVIDETSFSILKGNVQAIEINQSLMKRILGIVEVKLISAGNLKIDDDKLEISSLYPFLPEKRAYEMIAEILPSFEITEDLFKLPKKSLWVRLLRPIWFLVLASVALAYFKPAIFGIQQAWWIGIIILFIVIYVYVILSYKNTKYTLNDKFIQIKKGGIATSQFISKRDKIIEVKVSRSIFQRKLGIASIEIVNRANPVRHTGLDDIPVAKASSFYTWYMDRTKEIEVE, via the coding sequence ATGAAGAAGAAACGATATCATCCATTACTTATATTTTATGACCTATGGGGTTATGTGAAAAGTGTATTTTTTCTAATCTTAATACTCGCTTTTAATTATAAATCACAGACATTTTTTATGAAATATGGTCGCTATGCCTTTTATCTATATACCGCCATTACGATTATTTACTTTATTTTAAAATGGTTTACACATCAATATAAACTTGGAGATACTGCCTTTCATTTATATAAAGGGATTTTTAATAAACAAGAACGAACTATTCCTTATTCTAAAATACAAAATGTCAATCGCCATACATCTAAATTTCATCGCTTATTTAAGGTGACATCCATTCATTTTGAAACAGCGATGCAGGGTGATGATGCAACCGTCAAATTCGAAGTCATATCTCCTATGCAAGCGGATCAGATGGAAGCGTATATCGCAAATTGTACACATTATGGTAAGAGAGTAGATGAAGCGGAGCCGATAGTTACTGGGCAGAGCCAAGATGAAAAACGAGAACGAACGGTTCATTTTCATCCAACAAGACGTGATGTGATCAAGGCATCCTTCACTTCACTTAGTTTTTTGGTGCTTGTTCCCATTCTTGTGACCTTCTATTTTAAAGTAAATGAATTTTTAAATTTGGAGGAAAGGGCGGAAGGATTCATTTCTACCATTCTAAGCGCCTGGTGGCTCACCGCAATCATGATTATCCTTCTCGTTATCGCATCAATTATCTTTGGAATGGCAAGGGTATATTTAAAATATGGAAAATATGAAATTTCCTCTGATGAAGAGCGTATTTATATTACACAAGGAGTCATTGATGAAACGTCATTTTCTATCTTAAAAGGGAATGTACAAGCTATTGAAATCAATCAATCGCTGATGAAACGAATTCTTGGAATTGTCGAAGTGAAATTAATTAGTGCTGGCAATCTAAAAATCGATGATGATAAACTAGAAATAAGCTCACTGTATCCATTTTTGCCGGAAAAACGAGCATATGAAATGATAGCAGAAATTTTACCATCGTTTGAAATAACGGAGGATCTGTTTAAATTACCGAAGAAGTCGTTGTGGGTGCGCCTGCTCAGACCGATTTGGTTTTTGGTTCTTGCTTCAGTTGCCCTCGCGTATTTTAAACCTGCTATTTTTGGTATTCAACAAGCGTGGTGGATCGGTATTATCATTCTCTTTATTGTTATTTATGTGTACGTTATATTGAGTTATAAAAATACAAAATACACATTAAACGATAAGTTTATCCAAATAAAAAAAGGTGGAATTGCAACATCCCAATTCATTTCAAAAAGGGATAAAATCATTGAAGTGAAGGTTTCTCGATCAATTTTTCAACGAAAGCTTGGGATAGCATCCATTGAAATCGTTAATCGCGCAAATCCGGTTCGCCATACAGGCTTAGACGATATCCCTGTGGCAAAGGCAAGCTCTTTTTACACGTGGTACATGGATCGAACGAAGGAAATAGAAGTAGAATAA
- a CDS encoding PH domain-containing protein, whose protein sequence is MLEEIHPPKNRLSKNIIKATILRELIENSVVFIVLGILIYLDYRFSWKDWIGWILIAIAAITLLASIWSITIRPFLLYKNTRYHVDEEFLQLKTGAFIEEYEIVPMTKIQSVEMNQGPIMRKYGLCSISVETMGSSHAISGLPRDVAWELRNQIAHYAKIKEVES, encoded by the coding sequence TTGTTAGAAGAAATACATCCACCAAAGAATAGACTATCTAAAAATATTATTAAAGCAACGATCTTACGTGAGTTAATTGAAAATAGCGTTGTTTTTATTGTCCTCGGTATTTTAATTTATTTAGATTATCGATTTTCCTGGAAAGATTGGATCGGTTGGATTTTAATTGCAATTGCCGCTATTACCCTACTGGCAAGCATTTGGTCTATTACTATTCGGCCCTTTCTTCTTTATAAAAATACACGCTATCATGTAGATGAAGAATTTTTACAATTAAAAACGGGGGCTTTTATTGAAGAATATGAAATCGTACCGATGACCAAAATCCAATCCGTTGAAATGAATCAAGGACCCATCATGCGTAAATATGGGCTTTGCTCGATATCCGTTGAAACGATGGGTTCAAGCCATGCAATATCCGGACTACCACGGGACGTTGCCTGGGAACTAAGAAATCAAATTGCCCATTACGCTAAAATAAAGGAAGTAGAATCATGA
- a CDS encoding sensor histidine kinase, giving the protein MKLQRRIAFHFSIQFIILFVSVFFFFIFLFILVANLMTKIELNANTADGLVDTIPSMVAIEKDEVTLDEKWSKLLKENDMWMQIIDKNGYVIYSEHAPQSLKQDYTINELLLIEESREVEHYPVQTYYDSWMSSKYYFLFGFQHNYKEMLGEWFATYSHQGMVDKQELSALEKKLKPINGFIQIFKKGELIQSIGTDDNEKLSHLELIGRIYEPGKHATKVNVYNDPTSEVSWVLHLPGKENQKPAWLFSSQEMQILLIAISISLLITIIFSVWNGYRYGRPLLLFVNWLERMGEERYDEVLTEKEKKKVFKKKGKTRHRYRLYQEVFQSFYSMADKLTKAEQERTRLEQSREEWMAGISHDLRTPLSTIQGYGHMLESNQYDFSAQELQEIGKVIREKGDYMMQLVNDFSLVFQLKNRGITLEKRIVEINQFVRKTVMKFEKDLTLSKVSFLFAGTNREVYVQLDPKWFMRVLDNIIYNAIKHNPPNTKIMVRLLQEEEKVKILIQDDGQGMDEEFIQNLFERYYRGINTNEKVEGTGLGMSIAKAIVGLHDGEIQVTSTLGKGTTVAISLATFRGSERWNKFKPIDRMNVGVIFC; this is encoded by the coding sequence ATGAAGCTTCAAAGAAGAATTGCTTTCCATTTTTCAATTCAGTTTATCATTTTATTTGTGTCTGTTTTTTTCTTTTTTATCTTTCTTTTTATTTTAGTGGCTAACTTAATGACGAAGATAGAATTAAATGCAAATACGGCAGACGGCCTAGTTGATACCATTCCATCGATGGTGGCCATTGAGAAGGATGAGGTTACACTAGATGAGAAATGGTCGAAATTATTAAAGGAAAATGACATGTGGATGCAAATTATCGACAAGAATGGTTATGTCATCTATTCCGAACATGCTCCCCAATCGTTAAAACAGGATTATACGATTAATGAGCTTCTTCTCATTGAGGAATCGAGGGAAGTGGAGCATTATCCTGTACAAACCTATTATGATTCGTGGATGAGCAGTAAATATTATTTTTTATTTGGGTTTCAGCATAATTATAAGGAAATGTTGGGGGAATGGTTTGCAACATACAGTCATCAAGGAATGGTAGACAAACAGGAACTATCTGCTTTGGAAAAAAAGTTAAAACCGATAAATGGCTTTATTCAAATTTTTAAAAAAGGGGAATTAATCCAATCAATTGGAACCGACGATAATGAAAAACTGAGTCATTTGGAATTAATAGGCCGCATTTATGAACCAGGAAAGCATGCGACCAAGGTAAACGTCTATAACGATCCGACATCAGAAGTTTCTTGGGTTCTTCATTTGCCTGGAAAAGAAAACCAAAAGCCTGCTTGGCTTTTTTCATCTCAGGAAATGCAAATTTTACTGATTGCCATTTCCATTAGTTTGCTAATTACGATTATTTTTTCTGTTTGGAACGGGTATCGCTATGGCAGACCTTTATTATTGTTTGTAAACTGGTTGGAGCGAATGGGGGAAGAACGGTATGATGAGGTGTTAACAGAAAAAGAGAAGAAAAAGGTGTTTAAAAAGAAAGGGAAAACCCGACATCGGTATCGCTTATATCAAGAAGTATTTCAGTCTTTTTATAGTATGGCTGATAAATTAACTAAAGCGGAACAAGAGCGAACGCGACTTGAACAATCGAGGGAAGAATGGATGGCAGGCATTTCCCACGACTTACGAACCCCTCTTTCGACAATCCAGGGGTATGGACATATGCTGGAAAGCAATCAATACGATTTTTCAGCACAGGAACTACAGGAAATCGGAAAAGTGATCAGGGAAAAAGGCGATTATATGATGCAATTAGTCAATGACTTTTCACTTGTTTTCCAGTTAAAGAACAGAGGGATTACGCTCGAAAAAAGAATAGTGGAAATCAACCAATTTGTCCGTAAAACAGTCATGAAGTTTGAAAAAGACCTTACTCTTTCTAAGGTTTCCTTTTTATTTGCCGGCACGAATCGGGAAGTCTATGTACAACTTGATCCGAAATGGTTCATGAGGGTGTTGGATAATATTATTTACAATGCAATCAAGCATAATCCGCCGAATACGAAGATTATGGTTCGACTCCTTCAAGAAGAAGAAAAGGTTAAAATTCTAATTCAAGATGATGGACAAGGGATGGACGAGGAATTTATCCAGAATCTTTTTGAACGCTATTACCGGGGTATAAATACGAATGAAAAAGTTGAAGGTACCGGTCTAGGCATGAGTATTGCGAAAGCCATCGTTGGATTACATGATGGCGAGATACAGGTAACCTCTACATTAGGAAAAGGAACAACAGTGGCCATTTCCCTTGCAACTTTTAGGGGATCTGAACGTTGGAATAAGTTCAAACCGATTGATCGAATGAATGTAGGAGTGATATTTTGTTAG
- a CDS encoding response regulator transcription factor, whose translation MRNSQILLVDDEFSIIQMVEMVLKKEGFLHIFKAETGKEAMEIIRKESIDFIVLDVMLPDINGFDLCTKIRKYTDAYLLFLTAKVTDFDVLTGFEKGGDDYVTKPFNPLEIVARLKAQLRRNGGKRQTPTMKHKKRYDFGHFLLDEETGELFVEGKVVPCPAQVFMLLLYFCKNPNRVLSKEQLFTAVWGYDHMADDNTVMVHIHRIRERIEPDPGKPIFLLTVRGLGYKLVKEHQK comes from the coding sequence ATGCGTAACAGCCAAATCTTATTAGTGGATGATGAATTTTCTATTATCCAAATGGTAGAAATGGTCTTAAAAAAAGAAGGTTTTCTTCATATATTTAAAGCTGAAACAGGCAAAGAAGCAATGGAGATTATTCGAAAGGAATCGATCGATTTTATTGTCTTGGATGTCATGCTGCCAGACATTAATGGCTTTGATCTATGCACAAAAATTCGAAAATATACAGATGCTTATCTTCTATTTTTAACGGCAAAGGTGACGGATTTCGATGTTTTGACAGGCTTTGAAAAAGGGGGAGATGATTATGTCACAAAACCTTTTAACCCCCTTGAGATCGTGGCTAGATTGAAAGCCCAATTAAGAAGGAATGGTGGCAAAAGGCAAACACCAACCATGAAACATAAAAAAAGATATGATTTTGGACATTTTTTGCTGGATGAAGAAACAGGTGAATTATTTGTTGAGGGAAAGGTTGTGCCTTGTCCAGCTCAAGTCTTTATGTTATTGCTTTATTTTTGTAAAAATCCAAACCGCGTCCTATCGAAAGAACAGTTATTTACGGCCGTTTGGGGATATGATCACATGGCAGATGATAATACAGTGATGGTTCATATTCACAGGATTCGTGAAAGAATCGAGCCTGACCCGGGAAAACCAATCTTCCTCCTCACTGTACGCGGCCTTGGCTATAAATTGGTAAAGGAACATCAAAAATGA